In Ahaetulla prasina isolate Xishuangbanna chromosome 6, ASM2864084v1, whole genome shotgun sequence, a single window of DNA contains:
- the P2RY12 gene encoding P2Y purinoceptor 12, producing the protein MGLDYSPPENSSNCTTDSKMNQVLFPLLYTIIFFIGIIMNGLAMGVFFQIPSKSNFIVFLKNIVITDILMVLTFPFKILSDAKLTSWKLRGFVCKVSQVIFYFTMYISIIFFGLITIDRYLKTVKPFKSSRINKVPAAKILSIIIWIFMFSVSLPNMILTNKKPTYENVKKCADLKSSLGLLWHEIVTYICQFIFWINFVIIVVCYILISRELYNSYKRTRCLGKANKKTVNIKIFIIIGVFFVCFVPFHFARIPYTLSQTRDVFQCSTQNILFYIKETTLWLTSLNACLDPFIYFALCKSFRKSLLNNLHKYLRKTREHHSRETTDEKTPM; encoded by the coding sequence ATGGGACTAGACTACagccctcctgaaaacagcagcaaCTGCACCACAGACAGCAAGATGAATCAAGTTCTCTTTCCTTTGTTATATACTATTATCTTCTTTATTGGCATAATCATGAATGGCCTGGCCATGGGAGTTTTTTTCCAGATCCCCAGCAAATCAAATTTCATTGTGTTTCTCAAGAACATAGTGATTACTGACATCCTGATGGTATTAACGTTTCCATTCAAAATTCTCAGTGATGCAAAACTGACTTCCTGGAAATTGAGAGGGTTTGTTTGCAAGGTGAGTCAGGTCATCTTTTACTTCACCATGTACATCAGCATTATTTTTTTTGGACTTATAACCATTgatcgatatttgaagactgtcAAACCTTTCAAATCATCAAGAATTAACAAAGTACCAGCAGCCAAGATTTTGTCTATAATTATCTGGATTTTCATGTTTTCTGTTTCCCTCCCAAACATGATATTGACAAACAAGAAACCAACATATGAGAATGTGAAGAAATGTGCTGACCTAAAATCTTCCTTAGGACTACTATGGCATGAAATTGTTACATATATTTGCCAGTTTATCTTCTGGATTAATTTTGTTATCATAGTTGTATGCTACATACTCATTAGCCGGGAACTGTACAACTCCTACAAAAGAACAAGATGTTTGGGAAAGGCAAATAAGAAGACTGTGAATATCAAGATTTTCATAATTATTGGTGTATTTTTTGTCTGCTTTGTTCCTTTCCATTTTGCTAGAATTCCTTATACTCTGAGCCAAACCAGAGATGTTTTTCAGTGTTCAactcaaaatattttgttttacataAAAGAGACCACTTTGTGGTTGACTTCCTTGAATGCATGCTTAgacccattcatttattttgcccTCTGCAAATCATTTAGAAagtctcttttaaataatttGCATAAATATTTAAGGAAAACAAGAGAGCATCATAGTAGAGAAACTACAGATGAAAAGACACCAATGTAG
- the P2RY13 gene encoding P2Y purinoceptor 13, giving the protein MNGSINASNWTSLSGQCPRDTRTSHVVFPILYSILFLVGFLLNSVAVIVFFQIPTTSSFIVYLKNTVVSDTIMTLMLPFKILTDSEIGFWQLKAFVCRFSAVMFYQTMYISIVLLGLISLDRFLKIIQPFGKFWLHKITSAKVISWSVWLFFFILSLPNVILTDREATSLPVRKCASLKSDLGLKWHEAVNYICQIIFYTVLTLMLLFYVIIAKKIYSSYKRTKTADCKIKQRAKSKVFIIVAVFFICFAPYHFVRVPYTLSQSGQSMSCAKQNQLFIGKETTLWLATANICMDPLIYVFLCRKFLEKVFCFKLQKSRYIIQESPTLALDTGIST; this is encoded by the coding sequence ATGAACGGAAGTATCAACGCTTCCAACTGGACATCCCTCTCAGGGCAATGCCCCCGAGATACCAGGACATCTCATGTTGTATTTCCAATTTTGTACAGCATTCTTTTCCTTGTGGGATTTCTACTGAACAGCGTGGCTGTCATTGTTTTTTTCCAGATTCCAACCACTTCAAGTTTCATTGTGTATCTTAAGAACACTGTGGTTTCCGATACCATCATGACACTCATGCTACCTTTCAAGATTCTCACAGATTCTGAAATAGGGTTCTGGCAACTTAAAGCATTTGTTTGTCGTTTTTCAGCTGTAATGTTTTACCAGACCATGTATATAAGCATAGTACTGCTTGGACTTATTTCCTTAGATAGGTTTCTCAAGATCATTCAGCCCTTTGGGAAGTTCTGGTTGCATAAGATCACTTCGGCTAAAGTGATTTCATGGTCTGTCTGGCTCTTTTTCTTCATCCTCTCCCTGCCCAATGTGATTTTGACAGACCGTGAGGCTACCTCTCTCCCAGTGAGGAAGTGTGCATCGTTGAAAAGTGACTTGGGACTAAAATGGCATGAAGCTGTCAATTACATCTGTCAAATCATCTTCTATACTGTGCTGACACTGATGCTTCTATTTTATGTAATTATTGCTAAAAAGATTTATAGCTCTTATAAAAGAACCAAGACAGCAGACTGTAAAATTAAACAAAGAGCCAAAAGTAAGGTGTTTATAATTGTAGCTGTTTTTTTCATCTGTTTTGCCCCTTATCATTTTGTTCGTGTACCTTATACTCTTAGCCAAAGTGGCCAGAGCATGAGTTGTGCTAAACAGAATCAATTATTCATAGGCAAAGAAACCACTCTCTGGTTAGCTACTGCAAATATATGTATGGATCCTTTAATATACGTGTTCTTATGCCGGAAATTTCTGGAAaaagtgttttgttttaaattacaaAAATCCAGGTATATCATTCAGGAAAGTCCAACCCTGGCATTGGATACTGGAATATCTACATAG